A genome region from Babesia bigemina genome assembly Bbig001, chromosome : I includes the following:
- a CDS encoding actin family protein, putative, producing MADETLALVVDSGSYNIKVGYSGADAPLSTFRSVVACKLSFARWHALQTAKGRSSSSGTPRCRRPIRGPSCIRSSMASSATGKSPASASTAHRGRRALAERLWMHAFQNELKVSQREHPVLLAEPPLNPKLHRERCCQLFFEAFDVPGLYMAPTSLLALYGSSKTTGLVLDVGEGVAHAVPINEGTIVPHAIGRLDVGGYDVTSFFLASIDALDRHKLRDRYIANQIKEQCGYVAIDYENELKTAEKQPEQYSKRFTLPDGSTISTGTACFRCPEMLFSPEVAGSNAPTLAEVVYHTVRSCEPDMHKTMFSSILLTGGSTLFPGFLERCEKDIRAATNDNAPVKIAGSIKNRSTAVWVGGSIVASLQSFQQMWVTKAEYDESGPTVIHRKCF from the coding sequence ATGGCCGACGAAACCCTGGCGTTGGTGGTAGACAGTGGATCTTACAACATCAAGGTCGGCTACTCCGGCGCTGATGCGCCGCTCAGCACGTTCAGGTCGGTCGTGGCGTGTAAGTTGTCGTTCGCACGTTGGCATGCGCTGCAGACCGCCAAGGGGCGGAGCTCATCCTCGGGGACGCCGCGCTGCAGGAGGCCGATTCGAGGGCCATCCTGCATCCGATCCAGCATGGCATCGTCCGCAACTGGTAAGTCCCCAGCTTCAGCGTCAACTGCTCATCGTGGTCGCAGGGCGCTGGCCGAGCGCCTGTGGATGCACGCGTTCCAGAACGAGCTCAAGGTCTCGCAGCGGGAGCACCCGGTGCTGCtcgcggagccgccactcAACCCCAAGCTGCACCGAGAGCGGTGCTGCCAGCTCTTTTTCGAGGCCTTCGACGTCCCGGGCCTGTACATGGCCCCCACCTCGCTGCTCGCGCTCTACGGGTCGTCCAAGACCACCGGGCTGGTGCTCGACGTCGGGGAGGGCGTCGCGCATGCCGTGCCGATCAACGAGGGCACCATCGTGCCCCACGCAATCGGCAGGCTGGACGTGGGCGGCTACGATGTGACCTCTTTCTTCCTGGCCAGCATTGACGCCTTGGACCGGCACAAGCTGCGGGACCGATACATCGCAAACCAAATCAAGGAGCAGTGCGGCTACGTTGCCATCGACTACGAGAACGAGCTGAAAACGGCGGAGAAGCAGCCGGAGCAGTATTCCAAGCGCTTCACGCTGCCCGACGGAAGCACCATATCGACCGGGACGGCGTGCTTCCGCTGCCCCGAGATGCTGTTCTCGCCCGAGGTGGCGGGGAGCAATGCGCCCACGCTGGCTGAGGTTGTGTACCACACCGTGCGGAGCTGCGAGCCCGACATGCACAAGACCATGTTCAGCAGCATCCTCCTGACGGGCGGCAGCACGCTCTTCCCGGGGTTCCTGGAGCGGTGCGAGAAGGACATCAGGGCGGCCACGAACGACAACGCGCCCGTCAAGATCGCCGGCAGCATCAAGAACAGGTCCACCGCCGTCTGGGTCGGCGGCTCCATCGTCGCCTCCCTGCAAAGCTTCCAGCAGATGTGGGTCACCAAGGCGGAGTACGACGAGTCGGGGCCCACGGTGATTCACCGCAAGTGCTTCTAA
- a CDS encoding phosphatidylinositol-4-phosphate 5-kinase family protein, putative: MQGSLRYSCYVSAFEDGLCMQLKCSRRRNHPSCQKKATRPQATAYATRRRNRVLKHGSKRSRDSDPRRIDHEEHESGPSEPDTSWHGAVFGDGCTYWHTELLQLVEKYIKRNLRHDNGGLHLGRAYLDHLSSLLLRCVFRAKLQHVHRDIDEVVKVLQVPPTLHTALNIEGRHGFAVFPGICFRGHLAHPRMCRNLEGCDVLLLKSLLSRTVTDLSLEYNDIRDFGGVLGCVDVQVERLCSAGVKLVLCSGSMSAEISQKFHMRGISCVSNVDFDVLSQLALALARPLVDSLDKCFEISKHVGRIDSFQFVQKSGESVAAISVNANFHGCTILYSTSRLTWANSIRLKELFSTALFRLQGVFEELMFVKDLGGSLDVGNATCFHLESARGILSRRSSISMGAEPTLQRRNSLSYVRSPCSVISAGDSNPTPRSTLTGSVVYSRRNPKCRSKRFRDIVRGSQRIDIFKWDSHRRINGHQVHLHFSDWLSQHLLGVLVLPTAVEDQGDPGGNLKEQSILHCFEYFTKFSEICGSVTRRTVPVGRYTAGSFVSDFVLAYARHLRRDNCLSSESCSEQLSRHVMHLETSNAVAPVQHKRLRVLVDNRDTGLRPAESGCTFFIHTHCRSCGKADILPVNDLTFGRFVHLLLYNRCYTSRCGHNLFGGHDFSLRAERFTLYMQVEDITNYQIGAWFDSQLLNCGMGFMPLSSAGMSLHNRRLLQVSSKLLKVFEDYSDVDLDTNFESSDAVCRDTPRGPASPRPPTPDFNWEPYDEQEMDMLYLKDRSSMLGLALRNLFKMLKACLRSRFVACASTVRLEDVLPCRCELGGNSSSRKLDNRNQWSSEFVMKSMQHLMQLFEERNAFGLYLHPLLLDGVGAAFGGAGSFGFCGRCQKAKFSSIADIEILNWIYIFTGVVRCLGVKLHNLSSALRQSLTPQKSSDINSSSQAVALSTTEHERASSVYNRVIGKTVDAIDDCLEGIRSIYEQCVSHLLFAQLWCPLDPLHLLMTVRSFFVALTSLCRSTVRVISRVPGWALLKTMRFIDTGTIVVALKTTDCVGSVESGSSHGSNGALRTQSAGNDESETRKGVGVNGQSGGEANGGPSTTGTDDHNEVHHEVCDSDPSRPHIVRHGEGATQSYASARLTHGGDPPDPHRHIKDGFYTVWGAQIRPQRLVQSSGNQQMRDADEPSVNALSGSGVATSCTDANRNYTLPHFIHYALNTSITAGFVGQSDEWFGSPSSLWHMLSRMRIGCPKRMSSVVSLSYGIVHNLRRDVCNVISAAIMSPEYLEQCSSHFQGPVSANLCSMGKCLLNYCKNQNYSIMANISCGPHRDDIFGVSVEGSHSAVSAQANRRHGGLLMDSLVLRYLKRHSHLISFLVNSADCAVRLREIEMDGALVVRRWDDLHSSLPSSPWCSMAGSASELSCANLLCFWKSLRVIGDDPLLCVSKDSASVFCPITRPCYGTPIVCCSNRLSRYQWSKHEKVFGQVPVMDHAIKLLRGNMASKRDVLRTVVDWTCRQLESACYQRSRTHAMVAYVESQVGFICNREFCRVQVTGDAELPLAAFTVEPFAPGGYTPCSPFFQESPCIGLSPGRQYFTLSSFSSRDGDYVGLIRGTSAVEPVVPMPAAKVGGAFERHRVPAGKDLSRCTFITLTSAHTNCDVTLHYPEAFHSLRHLSCGDDTSFARSLCRSSRLRCSGGKSGAPLFVSHDGKFILKLLNKYEFQLFVDSGARFFEHVLGGGTLLSIPLGLFSIRYRSSGNTVRCLVMQNVDHVLLSHKLTFDLKGISFKRCVNLSPNKHSSTAFTASGRPTLLYDNTSEESADVPNQVVLLDQNFKDFTNGCPIRLEESSLLRILDFVQRDLTFLSQLDVVDYSLLLRLYPAEGVVVLGIIDYLRPYTWDKQIETIGKKLANIAIGQEPTIVSPVEYRSRFMRFFSRIFWLSPEVEERAPTPVRVPKPVRRAPPVCRCTVCAALASLYTTPYVTSLSHYMLGTSPLAKRYLRSLIASSTPCMSTAEAAYELAKLLRTIYDDAVLDVRYSSV; encoded by the coding sequence ATGCAAGGTAGCCTGAGGTATTCATGTTACGTCAGTGCCTTCGAGGATGGTTTATGCATGCAGTTGAAATGTAGTCGCCGTCGGAATCACCCATCGTGTCAAAAGAAGGCCACTCGGCCCCAAGCTACCGCATATGCAACTAGGCGGAGAAACCGCGTGCTAAAACACGGCAGTAAGAGAAGTCGCGACTCGGATCCACGCCGCATCGACCATGAAGAGCACGAGTCTGGCCCTTCCGAACCAGACACCTCATGGCACGGTGCGGTGTTCGGGGACGGGTGCACGTACTGGCATACGGAGCTGCTACAGCTCGTTGAGAAGTACATCAAGCGCAATCTCAGGCACGACAATGGTGGTTTGCATTTGGGTCGTGCCTACCTTGACCACCTGTCTTCGCTGCTCCTACGATGCGTGTTCCGGGCCAAGCTCCAACATGTCCACCGCGACATCGACGAAGtggtcaaggtgctgcaAGTGCCGCCGACGTTGCATACCGCCCTCAATATCGAGGGGCGTCACGGGTTCGCGGTCTTCCCTGGCATCTGCTTCAGGGGCCACCTAGCCCACCCGAGGATGTGCCGCAACCTCGAAGGTTGCGACGTATTGCTCCTGAAATCGCTGCTATCAAGAACGGTGACCGACTTGTCGCTAGAGTACAATGACATACGTGATTTTGGGGGGGTACTGGGCTGTGTTGACGTGCAGGTGGAGCGCTTGTGCAGCGCCGGCGTTAAATTGGTGCTCTGCAGCGGTTCCATGTCTGCAGAGATAAGCCAGAAGTTCCACATGAGGGGTATCAGTTGTGTGAGCAACGTGGATTTTGATGTGCTATCCCAGCTGGCCTTGGCGCTGGCAAGGCCCTTGGTTGACAGCCTTGACAAATGCTTCGAAATTTCGAAGCACGTGGGGCGTATCGATAGCTTCCAGTTCGTCCAGAAAAGTGGCGAAAGCGTGGCAGCGATATCAGTCAACGCCAATTTCCATGGATGCACCATCCTGTACTCCACGTCCCGCCTCACCTGGGCCAATTCGATCCGATTAAAGGAGCTGTTCAGCACAGCGCTGTTTCGTCTGCAGGGTGTGTTCGAGGAGCTCATGTTCGTGAAGGACTTGGGAGGGAGTTTGGACGTCGGTAACGCGACATGTTTTCACCTCGAATCGGCCCGTGGCATTCTGTCACGCAGGTCCAGCATTTCCATGGGAGCAGAGCCCACTTTGCAGAGACGCAACTCGTTATCGTATGTCCGTTCTCCGTGCTCTGTCATTAGCGCCGGTGATTCCAATCCGACGCCGAGATCCACCCTGACGGGGTCTGTGGTTTATTCGCGGCGGAACCCAAAGTGCCGTTCAAAGCGCTTTCGGGACATCGTGCGCGGATCACAGCGTATTGACATTTTCAAATGGGATAGTCACAGGCGAATCAACGGTCATCAGGTGCATCTCCATTTTTCAGATTGGTTATCACAGCACCTGCTTGGGGTTCTCGTGCTGCCTACTGCGGTAGAGGACCAGGGCGACCCTGGCGgtaacctcaaggagcAATCGATTTTGCACTGCTTCGAGTACTTCACCAAGTTCAGCGAAATATGCGGCAGCGTCACCCGCAGAACGGTGCCAGTCGGCAGGTATACTGCCGGGTCCTTCGTGAGCGACTTCGTGCTCGCCTACGCCCGCCATCTGCGTAGGGACAACTGCCTGTCGTCTGAAAGCTGCTCTGAACAACTTTCCAGACATGTCATGCACCTCGAAACGTCGAACGCTGTCGCCCCAGTGCAGCATAAACGCCTTAGAGTGTTAGTGGACAACCGCGATACTGGCCTGCGACCGGCAGAAAGCGGTTGCACCTTTTTCATCCACACGCATTGCCGGTCATGCGGGAAGGCTGATATTCTGCCCGTCAACGACTTAACATTCGGCCGGTTTGTGCACCTATTGCTCTACAACCGGTGTTACACGTCGAGGTGTGGCCACAACCTGTTCGGCGGTCACGATTTCTCTTTGCGGGCTGAACGGTTCACTCTGTACATGCAAGTGGAGGACATCACGAACTACCAAATCGGCGCTTGGTTCGACTCCCAGCTTTTGAATTGCGGGATGGGTTTCATGCCCCTAAGCTCGGCGGGCATGAGCCTCCACAATCGGCGTTTACTTCAGGTCTCTAGCAAACTGTTAAAGGTGTTTGAAGACTATTCTGATGTTGATTTGGACACGAATTTTGAATCTTCTGATGCCGTCTGTCGGGATACGCCTAGGGGCCCCGCTTCTCCACGCCCACCCACGCCTGACTTCAACTGGGAACCCTACGACGAGCAGGAGATGGACATGCTCTATCTGAAGGACCGTTCGTCGATGCTTGGCTTGGCGCTGCGAAACCTATTTAAGATGCTCAAGGCGTGTCTACGCTCTCGCTTTGTTGCGTGCGCCTCCACCGTACGACTGGAGGACGTGTTGCCGTGCAGATGCGAGTTGGGCGGCAACTCCAGCAGCCGGAAACTGGACAACCGCAACCAATGGTCATCTGAATTCGTGATGAAATCGATGCAGCATCTCATGCAGTTGTTCGAGGAGCGCAACGCTTTCGGCCTTTACTTGCACCCCCTGCTTTTAGATGGTGTGGGCGCTGCCTTCGGTGGTGCAGGCTCCTTCGGCTTTTGTGGGAGGTGCCAGAAGGCCAAGTTCTCAAGCATCGCTGACATTGAGATCCTGAATTGGATCTACATTTTCACGGGCGTTGTGCGCTGTTTGGGCGTCAAACTGCACAATCTCTCCTCCGCACTGCGGCAGAGCTTGACACCGCAAAAGTCGTCGGACATCAATAGTTCGTCACAAGCTGTTGCCCTATCCACGACTGAGCACGAACGCGCTTCCAGTGTCTACAACAGAGTCATAGGCAAGACCGTTGACGCGATCGACGACTGCCTGGAGGGTATCCGCAGCATCTATGAGCAATGCGTTTCCCACCTGCTGTTTGCGCAATTATGGTGCCCCTTGGACCCGCTGCATCTCCTCATGACTGTCAGATCGTTTTTCGTCGCGTTGACGTCGCTCTGCAGATCAACTGTGCGTGTGATTTCCAGGGTTCCGGGTTGGGCGCTGTTGAAGACCATGCGATTCATTGACACAGGCACCATTGTGGTGGCTCTTAAAACTACGGATTGTGTTGGAAGCGTCGAATCTGGATCGTCTCATGGTTCAAACGGTGCACTGCGAACACAGTCGGCAGGTAATGATGAGAGTGAAACTCGTAAGGGTGTCGGCGTTAACGGTCAAAGTGGCGGTGAAGCGAACGGTGGACCTTCTACAACGGGCACCGATGACCACAATGAGGTGCATCACGAGGTGTGTGATTCCGATCCCTCACGACCTCATATCGTCAGGCATGGTGAGGGTGCGACTCAATCGTATGCTTCGGCTCGTTTGACCCATGGAGGCGACCCTCCTGACCCGCATCGCCATATAAAAGATGGATTTTATACGGTTTGGGGTGCTCAAATACGTCCACAACGGCTGGTTCAATCAAGTGGAAACCAGCAGATGCGAGATGCAGATGAACCTTCGGTGAACGCTCTTTCTGGGAGTGGCGTGGCCACCTCGTGCACGGATGCGAACCGAAATTACACGTTGCCCCACTTTATCCACTACGCTCTGAATACTTCGATAACTGCGGGATTCGTTGGCCAATCTGACGAGTGGTTTGGGTCGCCTTCCTCCTTGTGGCACATGTTATCCCGGATGCGCATCGGGTGCCCCAAGCGGATGTCCTCTGTGGTCAGTTTGAGTTACGGCATAGTGCACAACCTGCGTCGCGACGTATGCAACGTCATATCCGCGGCTATCATGTCCCCAGAGTACCTTGAACAATGCAGCTCCCATTTCCAAGGCCCCGTGTCGGCCAATTTGTGCAGCATGGGAAAGTGCCTGCTGAACTACTGCAAAAACCAGAACTACAGCATCATGGCCAACATCTCGTGTGGGCCGCACAGGGATGATATATTCGGCGTGTCTGTAGAGGGTTCCCACTCCGCCGTCTCTGCTCAGGCCAACCGGCGGCATGGAGGGCTGCTCATGGATTCTCTGGTCCTCCGTTACCTGAAGCGCCATTCCCATCTCATTTCTTTCTTAGTGAATAGTGCAGACTGTGCTGTACGTTTGCGTGAAATTGAAATGGATGGCGCGTTGGTTGTGCGCAGATGGGATGACCTTCATTCATCACTACCAAGCAGCCCCTGGTGCTCAATGGCTGGGTCTGCGTCGGAGCTAAGTTGCGCCAACTTGTTGTGTTTCTGGAAGTCTTTACGGGTAATAGGTGACGATCCACTGCTTTGTGTTTCTAAAGATAGCGCGTCGGTCTTCTGTCCTATCACCAGGCCGTGTTACGGCACGCCAATCGTATGCTGCAGCAATCGCCTCTCCCGCTACCAATGGAGCAAACACGAGAAAGTGTTTGGCCAGGTCCCCGTAATGGACCATGCGATAAAGCTGCTGAGAGGGAACATGGCAAGCAAACGAGACGTGCTCCGCACCGTAGTTGATTGGACGTGCAGGCAGCTGGAGTCAGCTTGCTACCAGCGGAGCCGCACCCACGCCATGGTGGCATACGTGGAGTCGCAGGTTGGTTTCATATGCAATCGCGAGTTCTGTCGAGTTCAAGTAACTGGAGATGCTGAGTTGCCCCTGGCTGCATTCACGGTCGAGCCCTTTGCACCGGGTGGCTACACGCCGTGTTCACCCTTCTTCCAAGAGTCCCCCTGCATCGGTCTATCTCCAGGACGCCAGTATTTCACACTCAGCTCCTTCAGCTCGAGAGACGGTGATTACGTGGGCTTGATTCGCGGGACGTCCGCCGTGGAGCCCGTCGTGCCGATGCCCGCCGCCAAGGTAGGTGGCGCATTTGAGCGCCACCGGGTCCCAGCCGGCAAAGACCTCTCGAGATGCACCTTTATCACGCTCACGTCTGCGCACACGAACTGCGACGTTACCCTGCACTACCCCGAGGCCTTCCACAGCCTGCGCCACCTTTCGTGCGGCGACGATACGAGCTTCGCCAGGTCGCTCTGCCGCTCGTCGCGTCTCCGGTGCTCCGGCGGCAAAAGTGGCGCCCCGCTGTTCGTGTCGCACGACGGAAAGTTCATCTTGAAACTGCTCAACAAATACGAGTTCCAGCTCTTCGTTGACAGTGGCGCTCGTTTCTTCGAACACGTGTTGGGTGGAGGCACGCTGCTGAGCATCCCGCTGGGGCTGTTTTCCATCCGCTACAggagcagcggcaacacCGTGCGCTGCCTGGTGATGCAGAACGTGGACCACGTGCTCCTTTCGCACAAGTTGACGTTCGACCTGAAGGGCATCTCGTTCAAACGGTGCGTCAACCTCAGCCCCAACAAGCATTCCTCGACGGCGTTTACCGCCTCCGGCAGACCCACGCTATTGTACGACAATACGTCCGAAGAGAGTGCTGATGTGCCAAATCAGGTGGTGCTTTTGGACCAGAATTTCAAGGACTTCACCAATGGGTGCCCCATCCGGCTGGAGGAGTCGTCCCTTTTGCGCATCCTGGATTTCGTACAACGGGATCTGACCTTCCTGTCGCAGCTCGACGTTGTGGACtactcgctgctgctgcggctgtacccTGCGGAAGGGGTTGTGGTGCTGGGGATAATCGACTACCTGCGCCCATACACGTGGGACAAGCAGATCGAGACCATCGGGAAGAAGCTGGCCAACATCGCAATCGGCCAGGAGCCGACGATAGTCTCCCCTGTGGAGTACCGCTCGCGGTTCATGCGCTTTTTCTCGCGCATTTTCTGGTTGTCGCccgaggtagaggagcgcgCCCCAACGCCAGTCCGCGTCCCCAAGCCCGTTAGGCGTGCCCCGCCGGTCTGCAGGTGCACGGTGTGTGCGGCCCTCGCGTCGCTGTACACAACCCCTTACGTGACGTCGCTGTCGCACTACATGCTGGGCACCTCCCCTCTGGCCAAGCGCTATCTGCGCAGCCTCATCGCCAGCAGCACCCCGTGCATGTCTACCGCAGAAGCTGCGTACGAGCTTGCTAAGCTGCTGCGAACCATCTACGACGATGCGGTGCTGGACGTTCGGTACAGCAGCGTGTGA
- a CDS encoding deoxyhypusine synthase, putative: MTSEQKSSCGAIPEVVAKAVLQASQLPEDCTAFVDGLNYDGDVEIEHLLRVYKNFGFQATHLGQAAEMIDRMLKFRLSDDPVSEDEVGTKYEDPEVRKNTKCTIWLAFTSNMISCGLREAFVYLAKHKMIDVVVTSGGGVEEDLIKCMGKTYIGRFNMDGATMRERGLNRIGNLFIPNDNYCAFEDWIQPRLDEMHRQQEEEGVNWTPSMFIDYLGKEINDETSFCYWCHKNKIPVFCPGITDGSIGDNLYFHTYRRSDPTTLRIDVVRDIRLVNDLSVNARKSGIIILGGGLAKHHVCNANLMRNGADFAVYISTAQEFDGSDSGANPDEAVSWGKIKAHTNPVKVHADASLVFPLLVAGVFKKYQNTRM, translated from the coding sequence ATGACGTCTGAGCAAAAATCTTCGTGCGGCGCCATCCCCGAGGTGGTGGCGAAGGCCGTGCTGCAGGCCTCGCAGCTGCCGGAGGACTGCACCGCGTTCGTCGACGGCCTGAACTACGACGGCGACGTGGAGATCGAGCACCTTCTGCGCGTGTACAAGAACTTCGGGTTCCAGGCCACCCACCTCGGGCAGGCCGCCGAGATGATCGATCGCATGTTGAAGTTCCGGCTCAGCGACGACCCCGTGTCTGAGGATGAGGTGGGCACCAAGTACGAGGACCCCGAGGTCCGCAAGAACACCAAGTGCACCATCTGGCTAGCGTTCACGTCCAACATGATTTCGTGCGGGCTGCGCGAGGCGTTCGTGTACCTGGCGAAGCACAAGATGATCGACGTGGTGGTGAccagcggcggcggcgtggaGGAGGACCTGATCAAGTGCATGGGCAAAACCTACATCGGAAGGTTCAACATGGACGGCGCCACGATGCGCGAGCGCGGCTTGAACCGTATCGGTAACCTGTTCATCCCCAACGACAACTACTGCGCGTTCGAGGACTGGATCCAGCCCCGGCTGGACGAGATGCACCGGCagcaggaggaggagggCGTCAACTGGACGCCGTCCATGTTCATCGACTACCTCGGCAAGGAGATCAACGATGAAACCTCGTTCTGCTATTGgtgccacaagaacaaGATCCCCGTGTTCTGCCCCGGCATCACCGACGGGTCCATCGGGGACAACCTGTACTTCCACACCTACCGGCGCAGCGATCCCACCACGCTGCGCATCGACGTGGTCCGCGACATCCGTCTGGTGAACGACCTGTCGGTGAACGCGCGCAAGTCCGgcatcatcatcctggGAGGCGGCCTTGCGAAGCACCACGTCTGCAACGCGAACCTGATGCGCAACGGCGCCGACTTCGCGGTGTACATCTCCACTGCGCAGGAGTTCGACGGGTCGGACTCCGGCGCGAACCCCGACGAGGCCGTCTCCTGGGGCAAGATTAAGGCCCACACCAACCCCGTGAAGGTGCACGCCGACGCCTCGCTGGTGTTCCCGCTGCTGGTCGCGGGCGTCTTCAAAAAGTACCAAAACACTCGTATGTAG